From one Tsukamurella tyrosinosolvens genomic stretch:
- a CDS encoding ABC transporter ATP-binding protein, with translation MTAPKNARSTAVPSVPKGLDDEAVDRTVRRTVAVGVQNVSVTYGDTVALQDCSFEVARGETVALLGPSGSGKSTALKAIAGFERVSSGTVTIDGRDVTHLSPARRGIGIVVQSYALFPHMTVAKNVAFGLRSRGADRSAIAPRVAEVLGMVGMAEYADRLPRQLSGGQQQRVAIARALATRPNVVLLDEPLSALDAGMRKDMLGELQRLRAELPDVAMVYVTHDQSEALALADRVAIMRDARLEAIGTTDELFHRPPTRFTATFLGGADVLPGGALRTSRPLPDGDHLLAVRPWAWRFTRTAPSNGLRVTVEQEQWRGAVRHVTARVADAGATIGVDVPVLTEAPLKAETLWVEVDPADVMVVPQ, from the coding sequence GTGACCGCGCCCAAGAACGCCCGCTCCACCGCGGTCCCGTCCGTGCCCAAGGGCCTCGACGACGAGGCCGTGGACCGGACGGTCCGCCGGACGGTGGCGGTCGGTGTCCAGAACGTGAGCGTCACCTACGGCGACACGGTCGCCCTGCAGGACTGCAGCTTCGAGGTTGCGCGCGGCGAGACCGTCGCCCTGCTCGGGCCGTCAGGGTCGGGAAAGTCCACCGCCCTCAAGGCGATCGCCGGCTTCGAGCGGGTCTCGTCCGGCACCGTGACCATCGACGGCCGCGACGTCACGCACCTCTCGCCCGCCCGGCGCGGCATCGGCATCGTCGTGCAGAGCTACGCCCTGTTCCCCCATATGACCGTCGCGAAGAACGTGGCCTTCGGCCTGCGCTCGCGCGGCGCCGACCGGTCGGCGATCGCGCCCCGCGTCGCGGAGGTGCTCGGCATGGTCGGCATGGCGGAGTACGCGGATCGCCTGCCGCGGCAGCTGTCCGGCGGCCAGCAGCAGCGCGTCGCGATCGCCCGCGCGCTGGCCACCCGGCCGAACGTCGTGCTGCTCGATGAGCCGCTCTCCGCGCTCGACGCGGGGATGCGCAAGGACATGCTCGGCGAGCTGCAGCGCCTGCGCGCCGAGCTGCCCGACGTCGCGATGGTCTACGTGACGCACGACCAGAGCGAAGCCCTCGCCCTGGCGGACCGGGTCGCGATCATGCGCGACGCCCGGCTCGAGGCGATCGGCACCACCGACGAGCTCTTCCACCGCCCGCCGACGCGATTCACCGCGACCTTCCTCGGCGGCGCGGACGTCCTGCCGGGCGGGGCGCTGCGCACCTCGCGGCCGCTGCCCGACGGCGACCACCTCCTCGCGGTCCGGCCGTGGGCCTGGCGGTTCACGCGGACGGCACCGTCGAACGGCCTGCGGGTGACCGTCGAGCAGGAGCAGTGGCGCGGCGCGGTCCGGCACGTGACGGCGCGCGTCGCCGACGCGGGCGCGACGATCGGCGTCGACGTGCCGGTGCTCACCGAGGCACCGCTCAAGGCGGAGACGCTGTGGGTCGAGGTCGACCCCGCGGACGTGATGGTGGTGCCGCAGTGA
- a CDS encoding 2-aminoethylphosphonate ABC transporter permease subunit: MTAVLDAPPAPPARAGGPSFAVPRWVWVLPPVAFILVAVVYPLVGIVARTFTDKAERPAGFTTWREPLTDGAVLSALGTTVKVAALSTAGCLVAGTFLALVLAFVPFPGAATVGRLIEVVVSFPSFLIPLALGVLLGPVGVAQSLGVPTGSFTTSLWGVVLAEIAFYTPFVVRPMLAAFGQFPTVQIDVASSLGAGPLRIIARVILPAVLPALAAAGSLTFLLTLNEFGIVLFTGAKDVITVPMLIYTRSIVGQDFASAAVLATVQLVISIGAYVAYRLLMKKGVR, from the coding sequence GTGACCGCGGTGCTCGACGCGCCGCCCGCTCCCCCGGCGCGGGCCGGCGGACCCTCGTTCGCGGTGCCGCGCTGGGTCTGGGTGCTGCCGCCGGTGGCGTTCATCCTCGTCGCGGTCGTGTATCCCCTGGTCGGGATCGTCGCGCGCACGTTCACCGACAAGGCGGAGCGCCCGGCGGGATTCACGACTTGGCGCGAGCCCCTCACCGACGGTGCCGTGCTCAGCGCCCTGGGCACGACGGTGAAGGTCGCGGCCCTGTCGACGGCGGGCTGCCTCGTCGCGGGCACGTTCCTCGCGCTGGTGCTGGCGTTCGTGCCCTTCCCCGGCGCCGCGACGGTCGGACGGCTGATCGAGGTCGTGGTCTCGTTCCCGAGCTTCCTCATCCCGCTGGCGCTGGGCGTCCTGCTGGGCCCGGTGGGCGTCGCGCAGTCGCTGGGCGTGCCGACGGGGTCGTTCACGACGTCGCTGTGGGGTGTCGTGCTCGCCGAGATCGCCTTCTACACGCCATTCGTGGTGCGGCCGATGCTCGCCGCGTTCGGCCAGTTCCCGACGGTGCAGATCGACGTGGCGTCGTCGCTGGGCGCCGGCCCGCTGCGGATCATCGCCCGCGTCATCCTGCCCGCCGTGCTCCCGGCGCTGGCCGCCGCGGGCTCGCTGACCTTCCTGCTCACGCTGAACGAGTTCGGGATCGTGCTGTTCACCGGCGCCAAGGACGTCATCACGGTGCCGATGCTCATCTACACCCGCTCGATCGTGGGCCAGGACTTCGCCTCGGCGGCGGTCCTCGCCACGGTGCAGCTGGTCATCTCCATCGGCGCGTACGTCGCGTACCGCCTGCTCATGAAGAAGGGGGTGCGCTGA
- a CDS encoding TIGR03364 family FAD-dependent oxidoreductase: protein MNTTTDVLVVGAGIVGLAHAVEALDRGLTVTVVERDSRAVGASIRNFGHACVTGQSGDLAELAHLARERWLDLDGRAGLGARATGGLAVARHATELAVLEELAAARPGEVALRTAGEVRAELPGGGADDVIGGAALLADLRVDPRVTVARLAAWVDAQPGAEVRFGTAYLGFDGARAHTSRGPIEAQRVIVCVGHDLDHLYPDLAEEHRVQRCALQMARAADPGAVVTPAVLTATSLLRYPAFAETTAAAALRTRMAADRPDLLDIDANVMFTQRPDGTLLIGDSHHTERTVAPFLDETVTETLRAEAARVLGVDGLRIIERWQGVYATSPLRPYLVAEPEERLSVRIVTSGVGMTIAHGLARRHFPS from the coding sequence ATGAACACCACAACGGACGTCCTCGTCGTCGGCGCCGGCATCGTGGGCCTGGCGCACGCCGTGGAGGCGCTCGACCGGGGCCTCACGGTCACCGTCGTCGAGCGGGACAGCCGCGCCGTGGGCGCCTCCATCCGCAACTTCGGGCACGCGTGCGTGACCGGGCAGTCGGGCGACCTCGCCGAGCTCGCGCACCTGGCGCGGGAGCGCTGGCTCGACCTGGACGGTCGCGCAGGCCTCGGTGCCCGCGCCACGGGCGGCCTCGCCGTCGCCCGCCACGCCACCGAGCTCGCCGTCCTCGAGGAGCTGGCCGCGGCCCGGCCCGGCGAGGTCGCCCTCCGCACCGCCGGCGAGGTCCGGGCCGAACTCCCGGGCGGCGGAGCGGACGACGTCATCGGCGGCGCCGCGCTCCTCGCGGACCTGCGGGTGGACCCGCGGGTCACCGTCGCGCGACTGGCCGCCTGGGTCGACGCGCAGCCCGGCGCCGAGGTCCGCTTCGGCACCGCCTACCTCGGCTTCGATGGCGCCCGTGCCCACACCAGCCGCGGCCCCATCGAGGCGCAGCGCGTGATCGTCTGCGTCGGGCACGACCTCGACCACCTGTACCCCGACCTCGCCGAGGAGCACCGCGTGCAGCGGTGCGCTCTGCAGATGGCCCGCGCCGCGGATCCCGGCGCCGTCGTCACGCCCGCCGTCCTCACCGCGACCTCGCTCCTGCGCTACCCCGCCTTCGCCGAGACCACGGCGGCCGCGGCGCTCCGGACCCGGATGGCGGCCGACCGGCCCGACCTGCTGGACATCGACGCGAACGTCATGTTCACCCAGCGTCCCGACGGCACATTGCTCATCGGCGACTCGCACCACACCGAGCGCACCGTCGCCCCGTTCCTCGACGAGACGGTCACCGAGACCCTCCGCGCAGAGGCCGCCCGCGTCCTGGGCGTCGACGGGCTGCGGATCATCGAGCGCTGGCAGGGCGTCTATGCCACGAGCCCCCTGCGCCCCTACCTCGTCGCCGAGCCGGAGGAGCGCCTCAGCGTGCGCATCGTGACCTCCGGCGTCGGTATGACCATCGCCCACGGCCTCGCCCGGCGGCACTTCCCGAGCTGA
- a CDS encoding TDT family transporter: protein MHATTTEPRAARAGLLRDLRSPREAVSNLTPNWFASVMGTGIIANAAVGLPVHVPGLRTAAAAVWVLAAVLLAVLTAGTVAHWIRYPAFARRHHRDPVIGNFYGAMAMAFLTVGIGAVLVGRDWIGLTAALALGTTLWVIGSALGLFFALAIPALMVSGGHYREDGAFAGWLMPVVSPMVTASGGAVLLPYAAAGTVRTSLLWFSYGCFAFTLLASLIVLPPVLLRLLRGPLWAPAMIPTAWIALGPLGQSITAANGLGATAHLAVGDDLAAGLHRFGVDYGWTVTVAVLMWTAVALTLTLRTALGTPDGLPYALTWWSFTFPVGTCATGFSAMAAATGATGYAALAVVYFLGLVAGWIVAARGTVPRALASGALLRHPDLAA, encoded by the coding sequence ATGCACGCGACGACCACCGAACCCCGCGCCGCCCGGGCCGGGCTCCTGCGCGATCTCCGCAGCCCGCGGGAGGCCGTCTCCAACCTGACGCCGAACTGGTTCGCGTCGGTCATGGGCACCGGCATCATCGCCAACGCGGCGGTCGGCCTGCCGGTGCACGTGCCCGGCCTGCGCACGGCGGCCGCCGCCGTGTGGGTGCTGGCCGCGGTGCTGCTCGCGGTGCTCACCGCGGGCACCGTCGCGCATTGGATCCGCTACCCCGCGTTCGCCCGACGCCACCATCGCGACCCGGTGATCGGGAACTTCTACGGCGCGATGGCGATGGCCTTCCTCACCGTCGGCATCGGCGCGGTGCTGGTCGGCCGGGATTGGATCGGCCTGACGGCAGCCCTGGCGCTGGGAACCACGCTCTGGGTGATCGGATCGGCACTGGGCCTGTTCTTCGCACTCGCCATCCCCGCCCTGATGGTCAGCGGCGGCCACTACCGCGAGGACGGCGCGTTCGCGGGCTGGTTGATGCCGGTCGTCTCCCCGATGGTGACGGCCTCCGGCGGCGCGGTGCTCCTGCCCTACGCGGCCGCCGGCACCGTGCGGACGTCGCTGCTGTGGTTCAGCTACGGCTGCTTCGCCTTCACGCTCCTGGCCTCCCTGATCGTGCTGCCCCCGGTCCTGCTGCGGCTCCTGCGTGGCCCGCTGTGGGCGCCCGCGATGATCCCGACGGCCTGGATCGCGCTCGGCCCGCTCGGGCAGTCGATCACCGCGGCGAACGGCCTCGGCGCCACCGCGCACCTGGCGGTCGGCGACGACCTCGCCGCCGGGCTGCACCGGTTCGGCGTCGATTACGGCTGGACCGTCACGGTGGCGGTCCTGATGTGGACCGCGGTGGCGCTGACCCTCACCCTCCGGACCGCCCTGGGCACCCCGGACGGCCTCCCGTATGCGCTGACCTGGTGGTCCTTCACCTTCCCGGTCGGCACCTGCGCCACCGGCTTCAGCGCGATGGCCGCCGCGACGGGCGCCACCGGATACGCGGCGCTCGCCGTCGTCTACTTCCTCGGCCTGGTGGCGGGCTGGATCGTCGCGGCCCGCGGGACCGTTCCCCGCGCCCTCGCGAGTGGGGCGCTGCTGCGGCACCCGGACCTGGCCGCCTGA
- a CDS encoding ABC transporter permease codes for MLVRNPAARVAVWAVFAVVLLTLVVTPVAVTVITAFSASWTSVLPAALTTDHVADVFTPENAASIGVSVQTALLASALAVVAGTWAALAVPSLPGRLRGAVDAFFHLPVAVPSVVVGLGVLVAFSAPPLVLGGTPSIVILVQAILVFAFAYSMVSAAVSQLDPMLDKVGGSLGASSLRLLLTVRLPLLLPSIAAAAGLSVALCMGELGATIMVYPASWRTLPVTVFTQSDRGDLFGAAANTMFLVLVTVAILGVLSAFRRRAR; via the coding sequence ATGCTGGTGCGCAATCCGGCGGCCCGCGTGGCCGTGTGGGCGGTCTTCGCCGTCGTCCTGCTGACGCTGGTGGTCACGCCGGTCGCCGTCACCGTGATCACGGCGTTCAGCGCGAGCTGGACCTCGGTCCTTCCCGCCGCCCTGACGACGGACCACGTCGCCGACGTCTTCACGCCCGAGAACGCCGCGAGCATCGGGGTCTCGGTCCAGACCGCGCTCCTGGCGTCCGCGCTCGCGGTGGTGGCCGGCACCTGGGCGGCGCTGGCGGTACCGAGCCTGCCCGGCCGGCTCCGCGGCGCGGTCGACGCGTTCTTCCACCTGCCCGTGGCCGTGCCGTCGGTGGTGGTCGGTCTCGGTGTGCTCGTGGCCTTCTCGGCGCCGCCGCTGGTGCTGGGCGGCACCCCGTCGATCGTGATCCTGGTGCAGGCGATCCTCGTCTTCGCGTTCGCCTACTCGATGGTGTCGGCGGCGGTCTCGCAGCTCGATCCGATGCTGGACAAGGTCGGCGGCTCCCTCGGGGCGTCGTCGCTGCGCCTGCTGCTGACGGTGCGCCTGCCGCTGCTGCTGCCGTCGATCGCCGCGGCGGCCGGACTGTCGGTGGCGCTCTGCATGGGCGAGCTCGGCGCGACGATCATGGTCTACCCCGCCTCGTGGCGGACGCTGCCCGTCACGGTGTTCACCCAGTCCGACCGCGGCGACCTGTTCGGCGCGGCCGCGAACACCATGTTCCTCGTGCTGGTCACCGTGGCGATCCTCGGCGTGCTCTCGGCGTTCCGGCGGCGCGCCCGCTAG
- a CDS encoding 2-aminoethylphosphonate ABC transporter substrate-binding protein: protein MRITRSLSAITAVAAVFAVAACGGTGGGAASSDTVTVYSADGLGDWYKAEFEDFTQRTGVKVALVEAGSGEVVSRAQKEKANPQVDVLVTLPPFIQQAQQQGSLVKSEVDTSAVPAELKAADGTYVAVVNNYFAMIRNTAAQPKPADWAEFTGPAFAQKIQYSTPGKAGDGTALLLLLQHVMGKEAALKYLADLQPNNVGPSTSTGKLGPKTSKGELTVANSDVQMALAAIAADKVAYEVFYPTWGGKRTTLPLPYYMGLADKAPHAANGKKLMEHLLSKDVQQNVPARAWGAPVRSDVTASGPEADAFRKALDGVEIWYPNWDEVLGGLDADVKAYEKATGQ from the coding sequence ATGCGCATCACCCGATCCCTCTCCGCGATCACGGCCGTGGCCGCGGTCTTCGCGGTCGCCGCGTGCGGCGGCACCGGCGGCGGCGCCGCCTCGTCGGACACCGTCACCGTCTACAGCGCCGACGGCCTCGGCGATTGGTACAAGGCCGAGTTCGAGGACTTCACCCAGCGCACCGGCGTCAAGGTCGCGCTCGTCGAGGCCGGCTCGGGCGAGGTCGTCTCCCGCGCCCAGAAGGAGAAGGCGAACCCGCAGGTCGACGTCCTCGTCACCCTGCCGCCGTTCATCCAGCAGGCCCAGCAGCAGGGATCCCTCGTGAAGTCCGAGGTCGACACGTCGGCGGTGCCGGCGGAGCTCAAGGCCGCCGACGGGACGTACGTCGCCGTGGTCAACAACTACTTCGCGATGATCCGGAACACCGCGGCCCAGCCGAAGCCCGCCGACTGGGCCGAGTTCACCGGCCCGGCCTTCGCGCAGAAGATCCAGTACTCGACGCCCGGCAAGGCCGGCGACGGCACCGCCCTGCTGCTCCTGTTGCAGCACGTCATGGGCAAGGAGGCCGCGCTGAAGTACCTCGCCGACCTCCAGCCGAACAACGTCGGCCCGTCGACGTCCACCGGCAAGCTCGGCCCGAAGACCTCCAAGGGCGAGCTGACCGTCGCCAACTCCGACGTCCAGATGGCGCTGGCCGCGATCGCCGCCGACAAGGTGGCCTACGAGGTCTTCTACCCGACCTGGGGCGGCAAGCGGACCACGCTGCCGCTGCCGTACTACATGGGCCTCGCCGACAAGGCTCCCCACGCCGCCAACGGCAAGAAGCTCATGGAGCACCTGCTGTCCAAGGACGTCCAGCAGAACGTTCCGGCTCGCGCCTGGGGCGCGCCGGTCCGCTCCGACGTGACCGCCTCCGGCCCCGAGGCCGACGCCTTCCGCAAGGCCCTCGACGGCGTCGAGATCTGGTACCCGAACTGGGACGAGGTCCTCGGCGGGCTGGACGCCGACGTCAAGGCGTACGAGAAGGCCACGGGTCAGTGA
- a CDS encoding LysR family transcriptional regulator produces METPSVESLRLLVAVADLGSISAAARACSISQPSASSRLRHLERQLRLDLLDRRTRGAELTPEGAAVTEWARSVTAAMDALQTGAEALRFDHTVRIACSQTIAEYLMPAWLARLREHTDEPVHLTVGNSAAVVADVRGHVADLGFIEGPTVPDDLASRTVRTDRMVLVAAPGDRLARRRDDRPLTAAELAELPLVTREPGAGTRDALEAALRRAGFEPDPRSIALGTNAAVKIMVAAGGRAAVLSELAVAAELRDGRLVEIPTEGVDLHRRLRAVRRKDAAPREVVDTLLAVASGRAAGTPRARRGSPR; encoded by the coding sequence ATGGAAACGCCGTCCGTGGAATCGCTCCGCCTCCTGGTGGCCGTCGCCGATCTCGGCTCGATCTCCGCGGCGGCGCGCGCGTGCTCGATCTCCCAGCCGAGCGCCAGCTCGCGCCTGCGCCACCTGGAACGGCAGCTCCGGCTCGATCTGCTGGATCGGCGCACCCGCGGCGCCGAGCTCACGCCCGAGGGCGCCGCGGTCACCGAGTGGGCCCGCTCGGTGACGGCCGCGATGGACGCGCTGCAGACCGGTGCCGAGGCCCTCCGGTTCGACCACACCGTGCGCATCGCGTGCAGCCAGACGATCGCCGAGTACCTCATGCCGGCGTGGTTGGCCCGGCTGCGCGAGCACACCGACGAGCCGGTGCACCTCACCGTCGGAAACTCTGCGGCCGTCGTCGCGGACGTGCGCGGCCACGTCGCCGACCTGGGCTTCATCGAGGGCCCGACGGTGCCCGACGACCTCGCCTCACGCACCGTCCGGACCGACCGGATGGTGCTGGTCGCAGCTCCCGGGGACCGTCTGGCCCGGCGGCGTGACGACCGGCCGCTCACCGCGGCGGAACTCGCGGAGCTGCCGTTGGTGACCCGCGAGCCGGGCGCCGGGACCCGCGACGCGCTCGAGGCGGCGCTGCGGCGGGCGGGGTTCGAGCCGGATCCGCGATCCATCGCGCTCGGCACGAACGCCGCCGTGAAGATCATGGTCGCCGCGGGCGGGCGGGCCGCGGTGCTCAGCGAGCTCGCGGTCGCCGCGGAGCTGCGCGACGGCCGGCTCGTCGAGATCCCCACCGAGGGCGTCGACCTGCACCGACGCCTGCGCGCGGTGCGGCGTAAGGACGCCGCACCGCGCGAGGTGGTCGATACCTTGCTGGCGGTCGCTAGCGGGCGCGCCGCCGGAACGCCGAGAGCACGCCGAGGATCGCCACGGTGA